The Alosa sapidissima isolate fAloSap1 chromosome 6, fAloSap1.pri, whole genome shotgun sequence genome window below encodes:
- the hddc2 gene encoding HD domain-containing protein 2 has translation MDNMLQFMKLIGQLKRVPRTGWVYRNVKQPESVSDHMYRMSMMALTIEDRNLNKDRCMKLALVHDMAECIVGDIAPADNISKPEKHRREKEAMEHLTGLLSDGLRKEIYDLWNEYETQSSPEAKLVKELDQLEMILQAHEYEQLEGTPGRLEDFFTSTRGRFHHPEVLRLVESLNDERARHMGKGEAGQPAAAAAAATQEKTDTSTNTPSSSS, from the exons ATGGACAATATGTTGCAGTTTATGAAACTTATTGGTCAGCTAAAG CGTGTGCCACGCACGGGCTGGGTGTACAGAAATGTGAAACAACCGGAGAGCGTTTCAGATCACATGTACAGAATGTCCATGATGGCTCTTACGATTGAAGATCGCAACCTCAATAAGGACAG GTGCATGAAATTGGCCCTGGTTCATGATATGGCAGAGTGCATTGTGGGGGACATTGCCCCTGCAGACAACATAAGCAAACCAGAGaaacacaggagagagaag GAGGCCATGGAACACTTGACAGGACTACTAAGTGATGGTCTTCGGAAGGAAATCTACGATTTATGGAAT GAGTACGAGACGCAGTCCAGCCCCGAGGCCAAGCTGGTAAAGGAGCTGGACCAGCTGGAGATGATCCTGCAGGCCCACGAGTACGAGCAGCTGGAGGGCACGCCAGGACGCCTGGAGGACTTCTTTACCTCCACCCGTG GCCGCTTTCACCACCCAGAGGTGCTGCGATTGGTGGAGAGCTTGAATGACGAGAGAGCAAGGCACATGGGTAAGGGGGAGGCTGGgcaaccagcagcagcagcagcagcagcaacacagGAGAAAACGGACACTTCAACAAACACACCATCTAGCTCCTCATGA